A region from the Sphaerodactylus townsendi isolate TG3544 linkage group LG01, MPM_Stown_v2.3, whole genome shotgun sequence genome encodes:
- the LOC125425786 gene encoding uncharacterized protein LOC125425786, producing MLCSRVCWQLLLGWALLLCQPVFGDAELGSSEERSSQELEEPVSEEPEPLVPEEPEELVPEPDDSEEQEPFWKEPEGKKPPSDEELEEREREEREWLEHEKQKPCGSWLKHLQDIAVGRINKRENYYYKPNGEANIVTKKAIGTMVYLKMILSKTNCTTNQLRKESLFDSYYLRYHYHRHHSENCETLNGSEKECTFKFFTDERGSNYGLIISQKCKPIHLDEERSQPPLFGL from the exons ATGCTGTGTTCCCGggtgtgctggcagctgctcctTGGGTGGGCTCTGCTACTGTGCCAGCCGGTCTTTGGAGATGCAGAGTTAGGTTCCTCAGAAGAGCGCTCTTCACAAGAGCTGGAGGAGCCAGTGTCAGAAGAACCAGAGCCGCTGGTACCAGAAGAACCAGAGGAGCTGGTGCCAGAACCAGACGATTCAGAAGAACAGGAGCCATTTTGGAAAGAGCCAGAGGGGAAGAAGCCCCCATCAGATGAAGAactggaggaaagggagagagaagaaagagaatggTTAGAGCATGAGAAGCAGAAACCCTGTGGTTCTTGGCTCAAACATCTGCAGGACATTGCAGTAGGCCGCATTAATAAGAGGGAAAATTATTACTACAAGCCAAATGGGGAAGCAAATATAGTAACTAAG aaagccATCGGGACAATGGTATACCTCAAGATGATATTGTCAAAAACCAACTGCACAACAAACCAGCTACGGAAAGAGTCACTTTTTGACAGCTATTACCTGCGTTATCATTATCATCGTCACCATTCAGAAAACTGTGAGACGCTGAATGGTTCCGAAAAG GAATGCACCTTCAAATTTTTTACTGATGAAAGAGGAAGCAACTACGGTCTCATCATCTCTCAAAAATGCAAGCCAATTCATCTGGATGAGGAGAGAAGCCAACCCCCCCTCTTTGGATTGTGA